CGTACCAGGGTAAATGCATAGAATTTTACGTTTCTCTGTGCCGTGATCTTGTTGTTCAGCTGGCGGACAGAACCACTGCACAGATTCCGTGGATTTTTATATTTTGCATCCACGTCATCAATTTCTTCATTGATCCGCTCAAAATCTTTGTAACCGATCACCGCTTCCCCTCGCAGGATCAGTTCCCCTTTATACGGAATATGAAGCGGCACGTTTTTAAATACTTTCGCATTGTTGGTAATGACCTCACCGACTTCCCCATTTCCTCTTGTAACTGCCTTAAAAAGTTCGCCGTCACGATAGGTCAGAACGATCGTCAGACCATCCATCTTCCATGAGATCACAGCCATCTGGTCTCCGACAAATTCCTTCAGCCTTGCCACTTCTTTTGTTTTGTCAAGAGAAAGCATCGGTGACTCATGACGTTCTTTCGGAAGCTCACTTAATACTTCATATCCTACATTCACCGTCGGACTGGAAGCCATAACGGTTCCCAGCTCTTCTTCCAGACCTTTCAGTTCATCATACAGCGCATCATACTCATAATTGCTCATAATTTCCTGCGCATCCTGATAATAAGCTTTTCCGGCTTTATTCAGAAGCTCTACCAGCTCCTGCATCCTTTTCATCTTATCCATATCCAAATCCACACTTTTAATTATTGTTCCACGGTGTCGGCTCTGACTTTGAATCCCTGATCAGCTCATAGAGTTCATTCAGTTCCTGATCCGTAACCTTCCGGTATTCTCCCGGCTTTAAATTACCAAGTTCGATATTCATGATCCGCACTCTCCGCAGCTCCTTTACCTCGTAGCCAAGTGCCTCACACATCCGGCGGATCTGCCGGTTGAGTCCCTGTGTCAGAATGATCTTAAATTTATATTTTCCAAGCTTTTCTACCTGGCATGGTCTTGTGACAGTATCCAGGATCGGGACACCGCCTGCCATCTCCTTGAGAAATTCATCTGTCACGGGCTTATCAACTGTAACTTTATATTCTTTTTCATGTTTATTTGCCGCACGCATCATCCGGTTGATAATGTCGCCGTTGTTCGTCATCAGAAGCAG
The sequence above is drawn from the Coprococcus comes ATCC 27758 genome and encodes:
- a CDS encoding pseudouridine synthase, which gives rise to MANKIEKQFLDTENKGPVRLNKYLSEAGVCSRREADKLIAAGQVTVDGVRAETGMKVEPWQVVRIGKKQVSRQEEMIVLAVNKPRGIVCTEERRERDSIVRFLNYPVRITYVGRLDKDSEGLLLMTNNGDIINRMMRAANKHEKEYKVTVDKPVTDEFLKEMAGGVPILDTVTRPCQVEKLGKYKFKIILTQGLNRQIRRMCEALGYEVKELRRVRIMNIELGNLKPGEYRKVTDQELNELYELIRDSKSEPTPWNNN